Proteins found in one Sorghum bicolor cultivar BTx623 chromosome 1, Sorghum_bicolor_NCBIv3, whole genome shotgun sequence genomic segment:
- the LOC110435469 gene encoding bifunctional riboflavin kinase/FMN phosphatase-like isoform X2, with translation MGKRGTARKLTRWCNIKALPGATRLLKHLRSNGVPTALASNSPRSNIEAKISCHQGWKESFSAIVGGDEVEKGKPSPDIFLEAAKRMNATPSNCLVIEDSLPGITAGKAAGMHVIAVPSIPKKTAEFSSADVVINSLLDVRPEKWGLPPFNDWIEDTLPIEPWFISGPVIKGFGRGSKVLGIPTANLPAENFSDVVSEYTSGVYFGWAGLSTRGTYKMVMSVGWNPYFDNTEKTVEPWLLHNFGEDFYGEELRLAIVGYIRPEANFPSLESLIERIQEDGRIAEKALDLPMYAKYKDSPYLRNTLQLGSTNDDSQAELNSK, from the exons ATGGGAAAACGTGGGACAGCAAGAAAGCTTACAAG GTGGTGCAACATAAAAGCTCTTCCAGGAGCTACTCGGCTGCTAAAACATTTAAGGAGTAATGGGGTGCCTACTGCTTTGGCTTCAAACTCACCAAGATCTAACATAGAAGCCAAAATTTCATGCCATCAAG GATGGAAAGAGTCTTTCTCTGCAATTGTTGGTGGAGACGAAGTAGAGAAAGGGAAGCCATCCCCAGATAT ATTTTTGGAAGCTGCTAAAAGAATGAACGCCACTCCTTCAAATTGCCTAGTAATTGAGGATTCCTT GCCAGGTATTACAGCTGGTAAAGCTGCAGGGATGCATGTCATAGCTGTACCTTCAATACCCAAAAAGACTGCTGAGTTCAGTTCTGCTGATGTGGTGATCAATTCCCTCCTTGATGTGAGGCCTGAGAAATGGGGTTTACCACCATTTAATGATT GGATTGAAGATACCTTACCAATAGAACCGTGGTTTATCAGTGGACCAGTGATCAAAGGATTTGGCCGTGGTTCTAAAGTACTAGGAATACCAACAG CTAATTTACCTGCAGAGAACTTTTCTGATGTAGTGTCCGAGTATACATCTGGGGTATACTTTGGCTGGGCTGGACTTTCAACACGTGGTACATATAAGATGGTTATGAGTGTTGGCTGGAACCCATATTTTGACAATACTGAGAAGACAGTA GAACCTTGGTTGCTTCATAATTTTGGTGAGGACTTCTATGGTGAGGAGCTGCGCCTTGCCATTGTTGGCTACATAAGACCTGAG GCCAACTTTCCTTCGCTTGAGAGCTTGATAGAGAGGATTCAAGAGGATGGGAGAATAGCAGAGAAGGCACTAGACTTACCGATGTATGCCAAGTACAAAGACTCACCATATCTGAGAAATACTTTGCAGCTGGGAAGTACTAATGATGATAGCCAGGCTGAGCTGAATTCCAAGTGA
- the LOC110435469 gene encoding bifunctional riboflavin kinase/FMN phosphatase-like isoform X1: MSAPMPISRLVSHVILDLDGTLLNTDSVVSKVVKPFLVKNGKTWDSKKAYKVVGKTPYEAAAIVLEDYGLPYSTEEFLSMITPVFSEQWCNIKALPGATRLLKHLRSNGVPTALASNSPRSNIEAKISCHQGWKESFSAIVGGDEVEKGKPSPDIFLEAAKRMNATPSNCLVIEDSLPGITAGKAAGMHVIAVPSIPKKTAEFSSADVVINSLLDVRPEKWGLPPFNDWIEDTLPIEPWFISGPVIKGFGRGSKVLGIPTANLPAENFSDVVSEYTSGVYFGWAGLSTRGTYKMVMSVGWNPYFDNTEKTVEPWLLHNFGEDFYGEELRLAIVGYIRPEANFPSLESLIERIQEDGRIAEKALDLPMYAKYKDSPYLRNTLQLGSTNDDSQAELNSK, translated from the exons ATGTCAGCACCGATGCCCATTTCCCGGCTTGTTTCCCATGTCATCCTTGATTTGGATGGCACCCTCTTAAACACAG ATTCCGTTGTAAGTAAGGTGGTAAAACCATTTCTTGTCAAAAATGGGAAAACGTGGGACAGCAAGAAAGCTTACAAGGTAGTTGGGAAGACACCTTATGAAGCTGCAGCTATTGTTTTAGAAGACTATGGACTCCCTTACTCTACAGAAGAGTTCCTCTCAATGATTACTCCAGTGTTCAGTGAACA GTGGTGCAACATAAAAGCTCTTCCAGGAGCTACTCGGCTGCTAAAACATTTAAGGAGTAATGGGGTGCCTACTGCTTTGGCTTCAAACTCACCAAGATCTAACATAGAAGCCAAAATTTCATGCCATCAAG GATGGAAAGAGTCTTTCTCTGCAATTGTTGGTGGAGACGAAGTAGAGAAAGGGAAGCCATCCCCAGATAT ATTTTTGGAAGCTGCTAAAAGAATGAACGCCACTCCTTCAAATTGCCTAGTAATTGAGGATTCCTT GCCAGGTATTACAGCTGGTAAAGCTGCAGGGATGCATGTCATAGCTGTACCTTCAATACCCAAAAAGACTGCTGAGTTCAGTTCTGCTGATGTGGTGATCAATTCCCTCCTTGATGTGAGGCCTGAGAAATGGGGTTTACCACCATTTAATGATT GGATTGAAGATACCTTACCAATAGAACCGTGGTTTATCAGTGGACCAGTGATCAAAGGATTTGGCCGTGGTTCTAAAGTACTAGGAATACCAACAG CTAATTTACCTGCAGAGAACTTTTCTGATGTAGTGTCCGAGTATACATCTGGGGTATACTTTGGCTGGGCTGGACTTTCAACACGTGGTACATATAAGATGGTTATGAGTGTTGGCTGGAACCCATATTTTGACAATACTGAGAAGACAGTA GAACCTTGGTTGCTTCATAATTTTGGTGAGGACTTCTATGGTGAGGAGCTGCGCCTTGCCATTGTTGGCTACATAAGACCTGAG GCCAACTTTCCTTCGCTTGAGAGCTTGATAGAGAGGATTCAAGAGGATGGGAGAATAGCAGAGAAGGCACTAGACTTACCGATGTATGCCAAGTACAAAGACTCACCATATCTGAGAAATACTTTGCAGCTGGGAAGTACTAATGATGATAGCCAGGCTGAGCTGAATTCCAAGTGA
- the LOC8070513 gene encoding WD repeat-containing protein 70, whose translation MADGAEMDEEAMRAFFPLSFGKAPARPGSAASSAHSSTLRKPQNPSNPKPPASTATDDDGAAMIGPPRPPPAPAEEDDDDKDRGGVMIGPPRPPPPSARGEGNDDDGDGMIGPPRPPPADDEDVDDDDDDEEDDGEEMEDDGEGGFNRIPLSNEIVLRGHTKVVSALAVDHTGSRVLSGSYDYTVRMYDFQGMNSKLQSFRQLEPFEGHQVRSLSWSPTSDRFLCVTGSAQAKIYDRDGLTLGEFVKGDMYIRDLKNTKGHISGLTGGEWNPKSKETILTSSEDGSIRLWDVSDFKSQKQVIKPKLVRPMRIPVTSCAWDHEGKRIVGGIGDGSIQVWTIKAGWGSRPDIHVEKTHTEDITGVKFSTDGQILLSRSMDSTLKIWDLRKMKTPLKVFEDLPNHYAETNAAFSPDEQLIFTGTSIEKDGDNGGLLCFFDRKKLELVSRVGISPQYSVIRCLWHPRINQVFATVGDKKEGGTHILYDPSISQRGALVCVGRAPRKKSVDDFEVQPVIHNPHALPLFRDQPSRKRQREKILKDPLKSHKPEAPVNGPGYGGRVGTTKGSLLTQYLLKEGGLIKETWMDEDPREAILKYADAAEKDPKFIAPAYSQTQPKPVFAESDSDNEEK comes from the exons ATGGCTGACGGGGCCGAGATGGACGAGGAGGCTATGCGAGCCTTCTTTCCGCTCTCTTTCGGCAAGGCGCCGGCTCGGCCCGGCTCTGCGGCCTCCTCCGCCCACTCCTCCACCCTTCGCAAGCCTCAAAACCCTAGTAACCCCAAGCCCCCCGCCTCTACCGCCACGGACGACGATGGAGCCGCTATGATTGGTCCCCctcggccgccgccggcgcccgcggaggaggacgacgacgacaaggACCGCGGCGGCGTCATGATCGGGCCGCCTCGGCCACCGCCGCCCTCAGCTCGCGGCGAGGGGAACGACGACGATGGCGACGGCATGATTGGGCCGCCTAGGCCGCCGCCAGCGGATGATGAAGAcgtcgatgatgatgatgatgacgaggagGACGACGGCGAGGAGATGGAGGATGACGGCGAGGGTGGATTCAATCGGATCCCTCTCAGCAACGAAATTGTTCTGCGGGGGCACACTAAG GTTGTCTCAGCCCTTGCTGTTGACCATACAGGATCCAGAGTGCTCTCTGGTAGCTATGATTATACAGTGCGTATGTACGACTTCCAGGGTATGAATTCAAAGCTTCAGTCATTCAGACAATTGGAACCCTTTGAGggccatcaagttcgtagcctAAGTTGGAGTCCAACATCTGATCGATTCTTATGTGTTACTGGTTCAGCTCAGGCCAAG ATTTATGACAGGGATGGGCTTACACTAGGAGAGTTTGTTAAGGGTGATATGTATATTCGTGATCTGAAGAATACAAAAGGCCATATCTCCGGGCTTACAGGTGGTGAGTGGAATCCGAAGTCAAAAGAGACCATTCTGACATCATCTGAGGATGGCTCCATACGCCTCTGGGATGTGTCTGACTTTAAAAGTCAGAAGCAG GTCATCAAACCTAAGCTGGTAAGACCAATGCGGATTCCTGTTACATCATGTGCATGGGACCATGAAGGAAAACGAATTGTGGGTGGCATAGGAGATGGTTCTATACAG GTCTGGACCATAAAAGCTGGATGGGGTAGCAGACCAGATATCCATGTTGAGAAAACACACACAGAGGATATTACTGGGGTTAAATTTTCAACAGATGGACAGATTCTTCTGTCAAGAAGTATGGATAGTACTCTTAAG ATATGGGATTtgagaaaaatgaaaactccTTTGAAAGTATTTGAAGATCTGCCAAATCACTATGCTGAGACAAATGCAGCCTTTAGCCCAGATGAGCAGCTTATTTTTACTGGAACATCTATTGAAAAAGATGGTGACAATGGGGGATTACTTTGTTTCTTTGATAGAAAGAAACTTGAGCTTGTATCGAGGGTGGGAATTTCACCACAGTACAGTGTGATAAGGTGCCTCTGGCATCCAAGAATCAAccag GTGTTTGCAACagttggagacaagaaagaaggcgGGACTCATATCCTGTATGATCCTTCTATTAGTCAAAGGGGAGCTCTTGTATGTGTTGGACGAGCACCAAGGAAAAAGTCTGTTGATGATTTTGAGGTGCAACCTGTCATACACAATCCACATGCATTGCCACTTTTCCGAGATCAACCAAGTCGCAAACGCCAAAGAGAGAAGATACTGAAAGACCCGCTCAAATCACACAAGCCAGAAGCACCTGTTAATGGTCCAGGATATGGTGGAAGAGTGGGTACTACAAAAGGCAGTTTGCTGACACAGTACCTCTTGAAG GAAGGTGGTTTAATTAAGGAGACCTGGATGGATGAAGATCCAAGAGAAGCGATTTTGAAGTATGCTGATGCTGCAGAGAAAGACCCAAAGTTTATTGCGCCAGCTTATTCTCAAACCCAGCCGAAACCTGTTTTTGCAGAGTCTGATTCAGACAATGAagagaaataa